The Thiohalorhabdus denitrificans genome includes a window with the following:
- the extI gene encoding selenite/tellurite reduction operon porin ExtI, with product MHSQRTTERGAPMRGHCGSGILKRAGWGGLLFAAGLGTAQAGPTANFGEQGFVTFNYAGQFWAQYQDFTSATDNGSQTDFFLRRNRLTFKGQWSDYIGFYAQLEATSDGRDETMSTGRSIYYRDAYLTMDFSDPLRFIVGKFKNTFTRENLEACLEPLTLDRAETIAYTPFGRSRDVGVAMWGNLLDAQVQYRVMVADGREADEVVQDSPRVTGRIHWSLLDPEYQYGYRGTYLGTQRVLTIGASYDYQADVAYGDAPNLSDSKDYDAWTADIFFEYPFSWGTPTLSGAYMDYSVGDAINMNPDDELPITSELDAYYAKAGYLVPGKVGPGRLQLFYRYENSDYNVDTGFYDQTWNSAGFNYYIDGQRLKFTFEYAMVDFDQPMDGVPPLEDYDQATAGLQLIF from the coding sequence ATGCATTCACAGCGTACGACCGAGCGGGGCGCTCCCATGCGGGGGCATTGCGGAAGCGGGATCCTGAAACGGGCCGGCTGGGGGGGACTCCTCTTCGCGGCCGGCCTGGGAACGGCCCAGGCGGGGCCGACGGCGAACTTCGGCGAGCAGGGTTTCGTAACCTTCAACTACGCCGGCCAGTTCTGGGCACAGTATCAGGACTTCACCTCGGCCACTGACAACGGCTCGCAGACGGACTTCTTCCTGCGCCGCAACCGGCTGACCTTCAAGGGGCAGTGGTCCGATTACATCGGCTTCTACGCGCAGCTGGAGGCGACCTCCGATGGCCGGGACGAGACGATGAGCACCGGCCGCTCCATCTATTACCGGGATGCCTACCTCACCATGGACTTCTCCGACCCGTTGCGCTTCATCGTCGGTAAGTTCAAGAACACCTTCACCCGCGAGAACCTCGAGGCCTGCCTGGAGCCCCTGACCCTGGACCGGGCGGAAACCATCGCCTACACGCCCTTCGGGCGCAGCCGGGACGTGGGCGTGGCCATGTGGGGCAACCTGCTCGACGCCCAGGTGCAGTACCGGGTGATGGTGGCCGACGGGCGCGAGGCCGACGAGGTGGTGCAGGATTCCCCTCGGGTGACCGGACGGATCCACTGGTCCCTGCTCGATCCCGAGTACCAGTACGGGTACCGGGGCACCTATCTGGGCACCCAGCGGGTCCTGACCATCGGTGCCTCCTACGATTACCAGGCGGACGTGGCCTACGGCGATGCCCCGAACCTGTCGGACAGCAAGGACTACGACGCCTGGACCGCGGACATCTTCTTCGAGTACCCGTTCAGCTGGGGCACGCCCACGCTATCCGGTGCCTACATGGATTACAGCGTGGGTGACGCCATCAACATGAACCCGGACGACGAGCTACCCATCACCAGCGAGCTGGATGCCTACTACGCCAAGGCGGGCTACCTGGTGCCCGGCAAGGTGGGGCCCGGCCGGCTGCAGCTCTTCTACCGCTACGAGAACTCCGACTACAACGTCGACACCGGCTTCTATGACCAGACCTGGAACAGTGCGGGATTCAACTATTACATTGACGGACAGAGACTGAAGTTCACGTTCGAGTACGCCATGGTGGACTTCGATCAGCCCATGGACGGTGTGCCGCCCCTGGAGGACTACGACCAGGCCACGGCCGGGCTGCAGCTGATTTTCTAG
- a CDS encoding ammonia-forming cytochrome c nitrite reductase subunit c552 yields the protein MLGILVVAVAGGSLAWWALQPGAAEEKATAAFLDRFWTHPIPAQGQPPEGFTPLEASLDPGACRSCHPDRFAEWDASLHSQAMGAGIWWQFRVKSPEQVKECARCHAPMAEQLALMGRDLGWEDTGGAPPEHVPADLHREGLVCAACHVRGHKRFGPPAEDPLPAERAPHDGFVATEAYRSSRFCAECHQFPEDGPKLNGKLRENTYEEWRASRYAEEGVTCQSCHMPGQKHRWKGIHDPGMVREAVTVELDAEPAGEGAYRVAGEVANTGAGHKFPTYLTPKVYARLVLEDGQGKVREELDRAVIGWGADVEMTEELYDTRLSPGEAVRLQSEARLPDQAAGWRVALHLDVAPQEHYERLFRYMFQQADKMSAETVRTLEQALKEAVATRFRALSERVALDGEG from the coding sequence ATGCTGGGGATTTTGGTCGTGGCCGTGGCGGGCGGGTCCCTGGCCTGGTGGGCCCTGCAGCCGGGCGCGGCGGAGGAGAAAGCTACCGCTGCCTTCCTGGACCGCTTCTGGACCCATCCCATCCCCGCCCAGGGGCAGCCGCCCGAGGGCTTCACGCCTTTGGAGGCCTCCCTGGACCCCGGCGCGTGCCGCTCCTGCCATCCAGACCGCTTCGCGGAATGGGACGCCAGCCTGCATAGCCAGGCCATGGGCGCCGGGATCTGGTGGCAGTTCCGGGTCAAGAGCCCCGAGCAGGTGAAGGAGTGCGCCCGCTGCCACGCCCCCATGGCCGAGCAGCTCGCCCTGATGGGGCGGGACCTGGGCTGGGAGGACACCGGCGGGGCGCCGCCGGAGCATGTCCCCGCCGATCTGCACCGCGAGGGGCTGGTGTGCGCCGCCTGCCACGTGCGCGGCCACAAGCGCTTCGGCCCGCCAGCCGAGGATCCCCTGCCCGCCGAGCGCGCCCCGCACGACGGCTTCGTGGCCACCGAGGCCTACCGCTCCAGCCGCTTCTGCGCCGAGTGCCACCAGTTCCCCGAGGACGGCCCCAAGCTGAACGGCAAACTGCGGGAGAACACCTACGAGGAGTGGCGGGCCAGCCGCTACGCCGAGGAGGGGGTGACCTGCCAGTCCTGCCACATGCCGGGCCAGAAGCATCGGTGGAAGGGGATCCACGACCCCGGGATGGTACGGGAGGCCGTCACGGTGGAATTGGACGCCGAGCCTGCGGGGGAAGGGGCGTACCGCGTTGCCGGGGAGGTGGCCAACACAGGGGCCGGCCACAAGTTCCCCACCTATCTGACCCCCAAGGTGTACGCCCGCCTGGTGCTGGAGGACGGCCAGGGAAAGGTCCGGGAGGAGCTGGACCGGGCGGTGATCGGCTGGGGGGCGGACGTGGAGATGACGGAGGAGCTCTACGATACCCGGCTGTCCCCGGGCGAGGCCGTGCGTTTGCAATCGGAGGCCCGTCTCCCGGATCAGGCGGCGGGCTGGCGGGTGGCCCTGCACCTGGACGTGGCGCCCCAGGAGCATTACGAGCGCCTGTTCCGCTACATGTTCCAGCAAGCGGACAAGATGAGCGCGGAGACGGTGCGTACCTTGGAGCAGGCCCTGAAGGAGGCGGTGGCCACCCGCTTCCGGGCGTTGAGCGAGCGGGTGGCGCTGGACGGGGAGGGCTGA
- a CDS encoding sulfurtransferase codes for MASHTNPAIRRFFGTGARAGALTVAGVLALSGCGDEADNKTVTEYMNGTSDPVNYNDPSTVDRPTGVDSYAESASVIPDTDFAAKSGSPSLQSPADIAQESDADYSNNTNGLITAGTLEAWMNDWPAGNKPSGFSGDLVILEVADGGNYDDDGNWTGGGTYFQQNTGNGDGNNVRTYVVSHMDVRENRNNGVMDSVAMVPSESGINNFMAKYNIDPTSDMVVVAMGKGGGFANMQMGRVWYALRYWGAPAENLAMLNGGAQYHASQGDLSSVQENTDPSTVVTGHYNPSIADGSVATAPTPAADLPEANMDLMISYEGLLKMVAESEGVPSGGYLLWDARSAEEYYGLENQGRGYAFEGHVRTAENLPYGELLVADEGYRYLSKPALQSKLDGLGYEDGQTVITYCVTTYRAMITGIASGVVLGKPTRFYDGAWMQWGKMAYHQNKEGTYNLASDSPWRADIPEASRWINYDPDADDSGGSSGGDDGDVAVPEQGCG; via the coding sequence ATGGCTTCACACACCAATCCGGCCATTCGCCGGTTCTTCGGAACCGGAGCACGGGCGGGCGCACTGACGGTGGCGGGCGTCCTCGCCCTGAGCGGCTGCGGCGACGAAGCGGACAACAAGACCGTCACCGAGTACATGAACGGGACCTCGGACCCGGTGAACTACAACGACCCGTCCACGGTGGATCGGCCCACGGGGGTGGACTCCTACGCCGAGAGTGCCTCCGTGATCCCGGACACGGACTTTGCGGCGAAGAGCGGCTCGCCGTCGCTGCAGTCCCCGGCGGACATCGCTCAGGAGTCGGATGCCGACTACAGCAACAACACCAACGGGTTGATCACGGCGGGGACCCTGGAAGCCTGGATGAACGACTGGCCGGCGGGAAATAAGCCCTCCGGCTTCAGCGGCGATTTGGTGATCCTGGAGGTGGCCGATGGCGGAAACTACGACGACGACGGCAATTGGACCGGCGGCGGGACCTACTTCCAGCAGAACACCGGTAATGGAGACGGAAACAACGTCCGCACCTATGTGGTGAGCCACATGGATGTGCGGGAGAACCGGAACAACGGGGTCATGGACTCCGTGGCCATGGTCCCCAGCGAGTCCGGCATCAATAACTTCATGGCCAAGTACAATATCGATCCCACCAGTGACATGGTGGTGGTGGCCATGGGCAAGGGCGGCGGTTTCGCCAATATGCAGATGGGTCGTGTCTGGTATGCGCTGCGCTACTGGGGGGCACCGGCCGAGAATCTGGCCATGCTGAACGGTGGGGCTCAATACCACGCCAGCCAGGGAGACCTATCCAGCGTTCAGGAAAATACGGATCCATCCACCGTGGTTACCGGCCATTACAACCCCTCCATTGCTGATGGTTCAGTGGCTACTGCACCAACCCCAGCTGCGGATCTCCCCGAAGCCAACATGGACCTCATGATCAGCTACGAGGGACTGCTGAAGATGGTGGCTGAGAGCGAGGGCGTGCCTTCCGGCGGCTATCTCCTCTGGGACGCCCGCTCCGCCGAGGAGTACTACGGCCTGGAGAACCAGGGTCGCGGCTACGCCTTCGAGGGCCACGTGCGTACCGCGGAGAACCTGCCCTACGGCGAGCTGCTGGTGGCTGATGAGGGCTACCGGTATCTGAGCAAGCCCGCCCTGCAATCCAAGCTGGACGGCCTGGGCTACGAGGACGGCCAGACGGTGATCACCTACTGTGTGACTACCTACCGCGCCATGATCACCGGCATTGCCAGCGGTGTGGTGCTGGGCAAGCCCACCCGCTTCTACGACGGCGCCTGGATGCAGTGGGGCAAAATGGCCTACCACCAGAACAAGGAAGGCACCTACAACCTAGCGTCGGACTCCCCCTGGCGGGCGGACATCCCCGAGGCCAGCCGCTGGATCAACTACGATCCGGACGCGGATGATTCCGGTGGGTCCTCGGGCGGCGATGACGGCGACGTGGCCGTCCCCGAGCAGGGCTGCGGCTGA
- a CDS encoding sulfurtransferase TusA family protein, which yields MAVKFEKTGEGEYQLDVTGYVCPHPQMYTKKALGKMGSGEILALIFDNPSSGESIESMCESEGNELLEKQDSGGSFCWKIRKL from the coding sequence ATGGCGGTGAAGTTCGAGAAGACCGGCGAAGGCGAGTACCAGCTGGACGTCACGGGCTACGTCTGCCCCCACCCGCAGATGTATACCAAGAAGGCCCTGGGCAAGATGGGTTCCGGGGAGATCCTGGCGCTGATCTTCGACAACCCCTCCTCGGGGGAGTCCATCGAGTCCATGTGCGAATCCGAGGGCAACGAGCTGCTGGAGAAGCAGGACAGCGGCGGCAGCTTCTGCTGGAAGATCCGGAAACTGTAG